Proteins encoded in a region of the Pseudomonas putida genome:
- a CDS encoding APC family permease — protein sequence MHTTTSTAHSPAHSPTPHAPTQPDASTGRLRKSMGMTALVLFGLAYMVPLAVFTTYGLVTQMTKGHLPTAYLLTLAAMLLTAYSYGRMVQAHPYSGSVYTYTRKAFGSHIGFITGWTLLLDYIFLPLLSYLLIGIYMSEYFPAIHAWVWVAGSIALVTFLNLIGIESITRVNWILVVVQLVFIIVFVALSVLKLSGQAEPVSLLAPFHHEGFSVPLIMTGAAVLCLSFLGFDAVSTMAEETSNPTYRIPVAILAVSLIGGLLFLVVSYCAQMVFPDWGSFADPDSASVDVMRRVGGELLVTAFTATYVAGCFASAMVSQASVSRVLFAMGRDGALPRAFGQLATKKRVPATAILVVSLVSMIALVITLDTVANMISFGALFAFSAVNLAVVKHYLVDQKLRGGRNYLLYGAIPGLGFLSTLWLWSSLTSLSFTIGLCWLGMGLVVLMGLTRAFRVKLPELQMAE from the coding sequence ATGCATACAACAACAAGTACAGCCCATAGCCCCGCACATAGCCCCACCCCGCATGCACCCACACAACCCGACGCCAGCACCGGCCGCTTGCGCAAGTCCATGGGGATGACCGCCCTGGTGCTGTTCGGCCTGGCCTACATGGTGCCCCTGGCCGTATTCACCACCTACGGGCTGGTCACTCAGATGACCAAAGGGCACCTGCCCACCGCCTACCTGCTGACCCTCGCCGCCATGCTGCTGACCGCCTACAGCTATGGCCGCATGGTCCAGGCCCACCCCTACTCCGGGTCGGTCTACACCTACACGCGCAAAGCCTTCGGTAGCCACATCGGCTTCATCACCGGCTGGACATTGCTGCTCGACTACATCTTTCTACCGCTGCTCAGCTACCTGCTGATCGGCATCTATATGTCGGAATACTTCCCGGCCATCCACGCCTGGGTGTGGGTGGCCGGCTCCATAGCCCTGGTCACCTTCCTCAATCTGATCGGTATCGAGTCGATCACCCGGGTCAACTGGATCCTGGTGGTGGTGCAGCTGGTGTTCATCATCGTCTTCGTCGCCCTGTCCGTGCTCAAGCTCAGTGGGCAGGCAGAGCCGGTGTCGCTGCTGGCGCCCTTTCACCACGAAGGCTTCAGTGTGCCGCTGATCATGACCGGCGCCGCCGTGCTGTGCCTGTCGTTCCTCGGCTTCGACGCGGTGTCGACCATGGCTGAGGAAACCAGCAACCCAACCTACCGCATTCCCGTGGCGATTCTGGCCGTGTCGCTGATCGGTGGCCTGCTGTTCCTGGTAGTGTCGTACTGCGCACAGATGGTGTTCCCCGACTGGGGCAGCTTCGCCGACCCCGATTCGGCCTCGGTGGACGTGATGCGCCGGGTAGGCGGCGAGCTGCTGGTAACCGCGTTCACCGCCACCTACGTGGCCGGCTGCTTCGCCTCGGCCATGGTGTCCCAGGCCAGCGTATCGCGCGTGCTGTTCGCCATGGGGCGCGACGGCGCATTGCCGCGGGCATTCGGCCAGCTGGCGACGAAAAAGCGCGTGCCGGCCACGGCCATCCTGGTGGTCAGCCTGGTGTCGATGATCGCCCTGGTGATCACCCTCGATACCGTCGCCAACATGATCAGCTTTGGCGCGCTGTTCGCCTTCTCGGCGGTGAACCTGGCGGTGGTCAAGCACTACCTGGTCGACCAGAAACTGCGCGGCGGCCGCAACTACCTGCTGTACGGTGCCATTCCTGGGCTGGGTTTTCTCAGCACGCTGTGGCTGTGGAGCAGCCTGACCAGCCTGTCGTTCACCATTGGCCTGTGCTGGCTGGGCATGGGCCTGGTAGTGCTGATGGGCCTGACGCGCGCATTCCGGGTGAAATTGCCGGAGTTGCAGATGGCCGAATGA
- a CDS encoding aldehyde dehydrogenase (NADP(+)), whose translation MSIEHRLNHIAGQLSGNGDVLLNSVDAHTGEPLPYAFHQATGDEVEAAVQAAEAAYPAYRSTRPAQRAAFLDAIADELDALGDDFIQHVMRETALPEARIRGERSRTSNQLRLFAEVVRRGDFYAARIDRALPQRTPLPRPDLRQYRIGVGPVAVFGASNFPLAFSTAGGDTASALAAGCPVVFKAHSGHMLTAAHVAAAIDRAVASSGMPAGVFNLIYGAGVGEALVKHPAIQAVGFTGSLRGGRALCDMAAARPQPIPVFAEMSSINPVIVLPQALQARGEQVAGELAASVVVGCGQFCTNPGLVVGIRSAQFERFVQTLLARMADQGPQTMLNAGTLRSYQNGVQHLLAHPGIQHLAGQPQTGNQAQPQLFKADVSLLLNGDPLLQEEVFGPTTVVVEVADAQQLTEALRHLQGQLTATLIAEPDDLVAFASLVPLLERKAGRLLLNGYPTGVEVSDAMVHGGPYPATSDARGTSVGTLAIDRFLRPVCFQNYPDALLPDALKNANPLGIVRLLDGVSSREGV comes from the coding sequence ATGTCCATCGAACACCGCCTGAACCACATCGCCGGCCAACTCAGCGGCAACGGTGACGTGCTGCTGAACAGCGTCGACGCCCATACCGGTGAGCCGCTGCCCTACGCCTTCCATCAGGCGACCGGCGATGAGGTCGAGGCCGCCGTGCAGGCCGCCGAGGCCGCCTACCCGGCCTACCGCAGCACCCGCCCGGCCCAGCGCGCCGCCTTCCTCGACGCCATCGCCGACGAGCTGGACGCATTGGGTGATGACTTCATCCAGCATGTGATGCGCGAAACCGCGCTGCCCGAAGCGCGCATCCGTGGTGAACGCAGCCGCACCAGCAACCAGCTGCGCCTGTTTGCCGAAGTGGTACGCCGTGGCGACTTCTACGCCGCTCGTATCGACCGCGCCCTGCCCCAGCGCACCCCGCTGCCGCGCCCGGACCTGCGCCAGTACCGCATCGGCGTGGGCCCGGTGGCCGTGTTCGGCGCCAGCAACTTCCCCCTGGCCTTCTCCACCGCTGGCGGGGACACGGCCTCGGCGCTGGCTGCCGGCTGCCCGGTGGTGTTCAAGGCGCACAGCGGGCACATGCTCACTGCCGCCCATGTGGCCGCAGCCATCGACCGCGCGGTGGCCAGCAGCGGCATGCCGGCAGGCGTCTTCAACCTGATCTACGGTGCCGGCGTGGGCGAAGCGCTGGTCAAGCACCCGGCCATCCAGGCGGTCGGTTTTACCGGTTCGCTGCGCGGTGGCCGCGCCCTGTGCGACATGGCGGCGGCACGCCCGCAACCGATTCCGGTGTTTGCCGAAATGAGCAGCATCAACCCGGTTATCGTCCTGCCCCAGGCGCTGCAAGCCCGTGGCGAGCAAGTCGCCGGCGAACTGGCCGCCTCGGTGGTGGTGGGTTGCGGGCAGTTCTGCACCAACCCAGGCCTGGTAGTGGGTATCCGGTCCGCGCAGTTCGAGCGTTTCGTGCAAACACTGCTTGCACGCATGGCAGACCAAGGCCCGCAGACCATGCTCAACGCTGGCACCCTGCGCAGCTACCAGAACGGTGTCCAGCACCTGCTGGCGCACCCAGGTATTCAGCACCTGGCCGGGCAACCACAAACCGGCAACCAGGCCCAGCCACAGCTGTTCAAGGCGGACGTAAGCCTGCTGCTGAACGGCGACCCGCTGCTGCAGGAAGAAGTGTTCGGCCCGACCACCGTGGTGGTTGAAGTGGCCGATGCGCAGCAACTGACCGAAGCACTGCGCCATCTGCAGGGCCAGCTGACGGCCACCCTGATTGCCGAACCTGACGACCTGGTCGCCTTTGCCTCGCTGGTGCCTTTGCTGGAGCGCAAGGCCGGGCGTCTGCTGCTCAACGGCTACCCGACCGGTGTGGAAGTTTCGGATGCCATGGTGCATGGCGGGCCTTACCCGGCCACCTCCGACGCACGCGGTACGTCGGTGGGCACCTTGGCGATCGACCGTTTCCTGCGGCCGGTGTGTTTCCAGAACTACCCGGATGCGCTGCTGCCGGATGCGTTGAAAAACGCTAACCCGTTGGGGATTGTGCGTTTGCTCGATGGGGTGAGCAGCCGCGAAGGGGTGTGA